In Mytilus trossulus isolate FHL-02 chromosome 14, PNRI_Mtr1.1.1.hap1, whole genome shotgun sequence, a genomic segment contains:
- the LOC134696304 gene encoding F-box/WD repeat-containing protein 7-like has translation MASKKIDINKASVEDFEKVNGIGLRKAKAIIKYRKSFGGFSTVKDLSSVPGVGDCIVEQSRTQLTCSNRKRKAVRTPKVKDNVCREQPSSSGLSARSIRHNQRALFKSTEGNVDDCNSIVCQEGHMSEEESGDEVMFREEDKSNAQHKSRIPIPVNGLFSSHVMKRKGHVVKEEPDSSPGKKFCRDGDYQSTFVNLQKSSRQNLIATQRMRIPSKEHPPDKLAEWLQIFQNWGNAERLMALDELITFCDPTQVRHMMQVIEPQFQRDFISLLPKELALYVLSFLEPKSLLKAAQTCRYWRVLAEDNLLWREKCREESIDDNLVYGSNRLRRRHTSRCPWKSLYMRQHQIELNWRTGEIPGPKLLKGHDDHVITCLEFCGTRIVSGSDDNTLKVWSAITGKCLRTLVGHTGGVWSSQMSNSVVISGSTDRTLKVWNADTGQCIHTLYGHSSTVRCMHLHKNVVVSGSRDATLRVWDIDSGACLHVLMGHVAAVRCVQYDGRRVVSGAYDYMVKVWDPETETCLHTLQGHTNRVYSLQFDGIHIVSGSLDTSIRVWDVEAGNCLHTLIGHQSLTSGLELKDNILVSGNADSTVKVWDITTGQCLQTLQGPNKHSSAVTCLQFNKKFVITSSDDGTVKIWDLKTGDFIRNLVALDSGGSGGVVWRVRCSNTKLVCAVGSRNGTEETKLHVLDFDVDEKKCLY, from the exons ATGGCGAGCAAGAAAATAGATATCAACAAGGCTAGTGTAGAAGACTTTGAAAAAGTAAATGGTATTGGTTTAAGAAAAGCTAAAGCTATCATCAAATACAGAAAG TCATTTGGAGGTTTCTCAACGGTAAAGGATCTGAGTAGTGTCCCAGGAGTTGGGGATTGTATTGTGGAACAAAGTCGTACTCAGCTGACATGTAGTAATCGCAAACGTAAAGCTGTCAG GACACCTAAAGTAAAAGATAATGTTTGTAGGGAACAGCCATCATCTAGTGGGTTATCAGCCAGATCTATCAGACACAATCAACGAGCACTGTTCAAATCAACAGAGGGAAATGTTGATGATTGTAACAGTATTGTCTGCCAGGAAGGTCACATGTCAGAGGAAGAGTCTGGCGATGAGGTTATGTTCCGTGAAGAAGACAAGTCTAATGCTCAACATAAATCTAGGATTCCTATACCAGTCAATGGACTCTTCAGTAGCCATGTG ATGAAAAGAAAAGGTCATGTGGTAAAGGAAGAGCCTGACTCGTCTCCTGGAAAAAAATTCTGTCGAGATGGTGATTATCAAAG TACCTTTGTGAACTTACAAAAGTCATCAAGACAGAATTTAATTGCTACACAACGAATGAGGATTCCCTCCAAAGAGCATCCGCCAGACAAACTAGCAGAATGGCTGCAAATATTTCAG AATTGGGGTAATGCTGAGAGGTTGATGGCTCTGGATGAGTTGATTACATTCTGTGATCCCACACAGGTTCGTCACATGATGCAGGTCATTGAACCTCAGTTCCAGAGAGATTTCATATCACTTTTGCCAAAAGAG ctTGCCCTTTATGTGCTGTCTTTCCTGGAGCCAAAATCTTTACTGAAAGCTGCCCAGACGTGTCGATACTGGCGAGTACTGGCAGAGGACAATTTACTTTGGAGAGAGAAATGTAGGGAAGAAAGTATTGATGATAATTTAGTATATGGAAGTAATCGACTGAGACGACGTCATACCTCACGGTGTCCTTGGAAGTCATTGTACATGAGGCAGCATCAAATAGAACTTAACTGGAGAACAGGAGAAATACCTGGTCCAAAG TTATTAAAAGGTCATGATGACCATGTGATAACCTGTTTAGAGTTTTGTGGTACTCGTATTGTCAGTGGGTCAGACGACAACACCCTCAAAGTATGGTCAGCCATCACAGGAAAG TGCTTAAGGACATTAGTTGGTCACACAGGAGGAGTGTGGTCATCCCAGATGTCTAACAGTGTGGTCATTAGTGGTTCTACTGACCGCACACTTAAAGTGTGGAATGCCGACACAGGCCAGTGTATACATACATTGTACGGACATTCTTCTACAGTAAGATGTAtgcatttacataaaaatgt GGTGGTGAGTGGCTCACGAGATGCTACATTACGGGTATGGGATATTGATAGTGGTGCTTGTTTACATGTATTGATGGGACATGTGGCAGCAGTGAGATGTGTTCAGTATGACGGAAGGAGGGTGGTCAGTGGAGCCTATGATTATATGGTGAAAGTCTGGGATCCAGAAACAGAGACATGTTTACATACACTTCAGGGACATACAAATAGGGTTTACTCGCTACAG tttgatgGGATTCACATTGTGAGTGGATCTCTGGACACATCTATCCGGGTTTGGGATGTAGAAGCTGGCAACTGTTTACATACATTAATTGGTCATCAGTCCTTGACCAGTGGTTTGGAACTGAAGGACAATATCCTGGTTTCTGGTAACGCAGATTCTACTGTAAAAGTATGGGATATAACTACAGGCCAGTGTCTTCAAACCTTACAAG gacCCAATAAACATTCTAGTGCTGTAACCTGTTTACAGTTCAACAAAAAGTTTGTGATCACATCCTCAGACGATGGaacagtcaaaatatgggaCTTAAAAACTGGTGATTTCATCCGTAATCTTGTGGCATTAGACAGTGGGGGTAGTGGAGGGGTCGTGTGGAGAGTTAGATGTAGTAACACTAAACTTGTCTGTGCTGTTGGTAGCAGAAATGGCACTGAAGAAACAAAACTTCATGTACTCGACTTTGATGTGGATGAAAAGAAATGTTTATACTGA